CAGGTCTTCGCCGACACACTGGAATACGGGCTAGTCCCACGAGGAGGAACGGTGGTGAACATGGACGAGGCAGCGATCGTGAAACGACTGCTTGATGAGAACGAGGCCCTGAAGAGCGAACTGGCCACCCGAGACAAGCAGTACCAGCAACAACTCGCCGCGAAAGACGACGAGCTCGCGGTCCGGTCTCGGGCGGTCGATGCACTGGGAAAAGCTATCGAGATCTTGCATCACGCCGGCGACGGCAAGAACTCGACCAGAAAACCCGCCGCCCCCGACCACTCGCCGGACCCGACCCCGGGCCCGTGAGCATGACCGCTATGAGCACGACCGATGCGCCCGCGGACGCCAGCGGTGGCAGTGTCGCTGCGGTGACCGCGGCCCTCGTCACGGCACTGATCGGGGCCGGATTATCGCAACGGGCCGCGTTAACGACCGCGGGGATGGCCCGCTCCACGTGGCACTACCGTTCCCATCCCCGGCCCGCCGTTGCGGTGCCGGTAGCGCATACCACGCGACGCGCCCCGTCCTGGCTCGCCAGCTGCGAACAAGACACCATCACCGCGAAACTACGCGACGGGTTCGCGGTGGGATGGTCGGTGTATTGCACGTTCTACGAGGCACTCGATGCCGGTGACCCGGTCGCGTCCCTGTCCTCCTGGTACCGGATCGCGCGGGACCGGCTGGCCCCTGAGCGACCGGTCCGGCGGACCCGTAAACACCGGGCCACCGCTATCCCGCAACTACTGACCGACGCACCCCTGCAAGCCTGGTCCTGGGACATCACCCACCTGAAGGGCCCCTACACCAAAGTGACCTACCAGTTCTACGTCGTGATCGACGTGTTCTCCCGGATGATCACCGCCTGGCGGATCGAGGACCACGAAGATGATGACCTCGCCCGCGAGATGTTCCAAGACGCGTTCACCGCACACGGTGCGCGACCCCGGATCGTGCACTCCGACGGCGGCTCGGCGATGACGTCGAACACGTTGACCGGCTTATTCCGCGACCTAGGGATCGAAGTCTCGAAAAACCGTCCCCGCGTCAGCAACGACAACCCGTTCAGTGAGTCATGGTTCAAGACCGCGAAGTACGCGCCGACCTACCCGGACTACTTCACCAGCATCGAGCAGGCCCGCGGCTGGGCCGACTGGTTCGTGGACTGGTACAACCATCATCACCACCACAGTGCCCTCGAGGGGCATACCCCCGCCGATATCCACCACGACACCTGGCGC
This genomic stretch from Antricoccus suffuscus harbors:
- a CDS encoding DDE-type integrase/transposase/recombinase, with the protein product MSTTDAPADASGGSVAAVTAALVTALIGAGLSQRAALTTAGMARSTWHYRSHPRPAVAVPVAHTTRRAPSWLASCEQDTITAKLRDGFAVGWSVYCTFYEALDAGDPVASLSSWYRIARDRLAPERPVRRTRKHRATAIPQLLTDAPLQAWSWDITHLKGPYTKVTYQFYVVIDVFSRMITAWRIEDHEDDDLAREMFQDAFTAHGARPRIVHSDGGSAMTSNTLTGLFRDLGIEVSKNRPRVSNDNPFSESWFKTAKYAPTYPDYFTSIEQARGWADWFVDWYNHHHHHSALEGHTPADIHHDTWRAVHHQRVAAMNKLYTAHPERFTHPPVVKSPLASVGINHPITDERLQTG